The proteins below are encoded in one region of Macrococcus armenti:
- the nusG gene encoding transcription termination/antitermination protein NusG, whose protein sequence is MSEESKKHWYAVHTYSGYENKVKDNLEKRLESMNMQDQIFRVVIPEEEETTIKDGKKKTSLKKTFPGYVLVELVMTDESWYVVRNTPGVTGFVGSAGAGSKPNPLLPEEARFILKSMGMNEKTIDVEIELGEQVRVTSGPFTNQVGEVKEIDAEKYKLTVLVDMFGRETPVEIEFDQIEKL, encoded by the coding sequence ATGTCTGAAGAAAGTAAAAAGCACTGGTATGCAGTTCATACATACTCAGGATATGAAAACAAAGTAAAAGATAATTTAGAAAAGCGTCTTGAGTCTATGAACATGCAGGACCAAATTTTCCGTGTAGTAATTCCGGAAGAAGAAGAAACAACGATTAAAGACGGTAAAAAGAAAACGAGCCTTAAAAAGACATTCCCAGGATATGTATTAGTAGAACTTGTTATGACGGATGAGTCATGGTATGTCGTACGTAATACGCCGGGTGTAACAGGTTTTGTAGGTTCAGCGGGTGCAGGATCTAAACCAAACCCATTATTACCGGAAGAAGCACGCTTCATCTTAAAATCAATGGGTATGAATGAAAAAACAATTGATGTTGAAATTGAACTTGGTGAACAAGTACGCGTAACTAGCGGGCCGTTTACGAACCAGGTCGGCGAAGTGAAAGAAATCGATGCAGAGAAATATAAATTAACTGTACTCGTAGATATGTTCGGACGTGAAACGCCGGTTGAAATAGAATTCGATCAGATTGAAAAATTATAA
- the secE gene encoding preprotein translocase subunit SecE, whose amino-acid sequence MERKENFFQGVVSEMKKTTWPTGQEIVRDTSIVVATVIFFIIFFFLIDMGITELIRLIK is encoded by the coding sequence ATGGAACGTAAAGAAAACTTCTTTCAAGGTGTAGTTTCAGAAATGAAGAAGACGACTTGGCCAACGGGTCAGGAAATCGTTAGAGATACATCAATTGTAGTAGCAACAGTAATATTCTTTATCATTTTCTTTTTCCTTATCGATATGGGGATTACAGAATTAATTCGATTAATTAAATAA